Part of the Sander lucioperca isolate FBNREF2018 chromosome 1, SLUC_FBN_1.2, whole genome shotgun sequence genome is shown below.
GGTCCTGCTGGGTACCGCGCTGCTCTTTTGCATGGACAAGCCCGGTTGCAGGAATTTCTTTCTCCTCGGGGTTGTGGTCTTCTTGTTGGGAGTCCTCACCGCCTTCTCCGGGGCGGTGGTGGACGGGGACACGGCTTCTCTGGTGGAGAGGAAATATACCCACTACTGCTTCCCCTCTGTGGTTGTGAGCCCTGCCTGCGAGCAGCTGAGGGATTACCAGCGGAGTCTGGTCGTCTCCACTGTTCTCAGCACCTTGGAGTGCCTCCTCGGGCTCATCAACCTTGTGGTCATCAAAAGGTACAAAACCGCGCAGTTTTCTAGGAACCGGCAGTCTCAGAGGCAGCGCGCCGGCGCGATCCTCTTCAGCGAGGAGCGGGACTGCTCGGCGGATTTACAGCCGGTGTCTTACATCAACCTGggtgtttttaatgtgtttgaCGAGGCAGGTGCAGAAGTGCAGTGCGGGGGACACCCGTCAATCGAGCTGCCGGGATACTCGCCCACGGACCCGGAGCTCAATCATTGCTTCCCCTTCTCCTACCCGCTCCCCAGCGAACTGCCGCCCGCATACGAAGACATTTTCCCCGCTGAGGCATGCAACACATAGCCGCTCTGGAGCAGCCCCAGCAgcgcttttttcccccctctgcTGTGACAATCAATGACTTTGTGCTTAaacaatccccccccccccttctcctcctcttccaacACCCCCAACAAAAAGCAGTAAGTTTCACAGGAGGACAACAGCAGTGGATTTTAAGACACCGGATTCCTTCTCATTCTGATGTTTTCTAACATAATAATACTACCTGGTATTGTAGTACATCACCAGACTGATGGAGAAAGTGATAGAGGCCCAGACAGCGCAGGCAGACCAAGGCCCACAACGCAACAGCTTGCCAGTATAACAAAAGCAGAGTTTGTGTTTTGAATGTTTGCTGTTAACATTTTTACTTGTGAATAAAAAGTGCATTTAACCTCATCTGACGTCATGAAGCTGCTGCAAGTAGCTTTTGGAAGCCCCGTTGATACAACTTCATTTTCAAGGCGTTAACTAACTTCTGCTGATTGTTATGGGGCTGTGCAGTTAATCAATTtaaccatttttattttataataatcaATAGCTATGCAGTCCACTTTACAAGCAGTTGTTTTCTACTGCTCATCATTTGGGAAAATACCTggaacacatcatcatcatcatcatcatcatcatcatcatcatcatcatcattatcatcatgccaaaatattgacagaaaagACTCAAACTTTAAAGGCCACTTTAAAGTCACACTTCAGTGATTTATTATTGCTTTCATAAAGTTGTGGAACTCGAAAGagatcagtttaaaaaaaaaaaaaagagcattcaAAATCGAAGTAGCAGAGGAAAAAACATTCTGACTTTTAGTCCCAAGTGTGGGTTAAGCTTCAAAAACACGAtgtcctacatttcccattttGCAACAggaaaacatttttcatttgacCATCCTTGTCTGCCTGAGAAACAGCCTTTAAAACTCCACACCCTCAGTTTGTAACACAGGCTTTCTGTCTCCAAGCCAAAACTGAGATAACCCTAatgacatcactatgacatcatcTGGGTTACTTTCTCACACCTTGCAGTGCTGcttccagagccacagaagacataaGGCCTACATATGCTTTCCCAGGGTGTGTAGCGCTCCTCATGACGAGTAAAGTCaactttaaaaagtgtaaaattAGTGGAGTGCACATTTAAGGTTCAGTTTTGTCAAAATTATACAGATAACAGATCAAAGATAGGCACATAACTGGTAAGACTGATATAACTGCTATCAATGATAATTATGTGGAAGGAAGCAGAGTGACAGTCGGAGCCTCAATGCATCGTAACTCATTTGCTTTAAAATAGCAGTTGAAGAAATGATACAAGATCCTCATGTTGGGCGTCTTTTAATGCACCGCCAGATGTAGCAGGCTGGATATGATACAGAAGGTGGTCCTTCACTTTTTCTAATTTAAAAGATTGAAACTGTGCAGCATATGCTTCCCATATTGTTCCATTTGATGAGACTTGAAATAATGAATTAATTCCACCGCACACAAATAGCCCCATCAGCTCTCAGCATGGATCCTCCCAGCACCATCAAAACATGTTCAACCTCACTGTTACTAATTTCACGTAACAGCTAGAACAGCGACAGAACAAAAAGGTAGATGTGGCTGTTATCATTATGTGCCCACCCTCAGACAGCACTGCTCTGTGGTAAATCAAATTGAAATGGTCCTTTTCCCCCCTCAAATTAAAGCCCTTAAATGAGCATCCGTAGCCAAATGTCTATTCAGGGGCACTTTGAGGGAGAAACTGTAGGAAACACTGTACTGGCTCAGTGTAATAATCCTCCTCTTATCCTTTTCAAACCGTGATATGGTGCTTTCCACTCTCTCATTCTACTTAAGTTGGGCTTTGGGTGCCAGAGCTGAATACAGGATATAGAAAAAAAAcctgctcttttctttcttctaacATTAATACCAGTAAAAAAATACAGCTATAACCTAAGATTAAGCCAGCAACCCtcaagagaagaaaagaggtctttAGGGAGTGGTGTCCAAAGAAAGATGCAAACAAAGCTAATGGTAGGAGCTCTATCCactgacagaaaaccagaccaGAAAAGAAAATTTAGGTACAGATCCTTTCACACAAATAAGGTGTGTCCTTGCCAGCAGCAACTCTTCAACCTGCAGCACAGCAGTATCACACCAAGCTTCTAAGTTTCTTTTAAATCTGCTTGTGCTTGCAAAACTAAATTTTCACCGGgataatatatagatataccTTTACCTGTAGAGAAAGTTTCTGATAATGTGTTCTGCCTTCTTTCTCAACTTTTAACACCttgaaataaagtaaaatgtcAGGTTTTGTAAAGATCGTCTTTCAGAGAGCTGGTGCAATGAAGCAGTGCTGCTTCTGTTAAGTACATCACGCACGGTGCTTTTTGCTCATCAAAAAtaattgaaagaaagaaaagaaagaaaaaaggaggtataatttcatataaattagttttattgaccatgaattaaaaaaaacaaacgttcaaaaagcgccaaaagcattgaaaaaaagcaccaaaaaaagttcattttcaattttgacctgaAATGGCCAACAAGTTCatgttgacgggaagacaacataagggttaaTGTGGTGTAAATAAACCTAAAATGTTAGACGGTGGTATAAACTACATGAAACTGTGATCTGTGTACTGTGATCCAAATCACTGGAAAATGTAGTACTGGCTTTTGATTACACTGAAAGTTATTCATCTGAAGATGTTTTCCATTTTCCAGATGATTGTCTGGTTGAATTAAGATAGAGAGATATTTCATATATTTTCAGGATGCACAATGTCTTTTATATATGGAATAATTGTGTGTCCAGAATATATAGAAGGCAAACTGTGCACACACATCATCACAAGATGTAGATTAATTGCTGATTATATCTTCAAGAGACTCGTGCGGACGCCCAGActcacattttctgacatttactgCTAAAATGTATTGCATTGACAACATGGGAAAGTTCTCTGGCAGATTTTACTCCAAAGAAACTAAATGATTGAGTGAAGACTGAGCAGTGTTCATGCTTCTTATGATAACTTTCTGCAGCACTGTAACATTTAATTTCGAAGCACTATAACATTTCATTGTGCTAATTATGCCATTATTAACATCAGAGTGTAGTTTCTGCTATCACACATAGACTGGGTCACGTAGTTTGGAATCTAtctatcttaaaaaaacaatctggCTTTCTATGGCATTTATTCGTTTGGGACATCTTGAGAATGGTTAAAGGTTGCTTGCAAGCACGTCAATCATATATTGTAGAGAGATTATTATCACATGAAGAATTGTTACATTTTAGCAAACTATTC
Proteins encoded:
- the LOC116036578 gene encoding transmembrane protein 271, which gives rise to MKLSGKGLCTVFSSTLLFVCALSEVVVGLRCVSLGSTVRAHFHLGAAAGAFYSGLLVGIGQVLLGTALLFCMDKPGCRNFFLLGVVVFLLGVLTAFSGAVVDGDTASLVERKYTHYCFPSVVVSPACEQLRDYQRSLVVSTVLSTLECLLGLINLVVIKRYKTAQFSRNRQSQRQRAGAILFSEERDCSADLQPVSYINLGVFNVFDEAGAEVQCGGHPSIELPGYSPTDPELNHCFPFSYPLPSELPPAYEDIFPAEACNT